The Acetomicrobium sp. S15 = DSM 107314 region TTTATGATACGGCCCCAGCCCTGTGAACGCATGTCCGGGAAGACCTCGCGCGCACACAGCCACATGCCTTTGACATTTACAGCCATAACTCTATCCCAATCG contains the following coding sequences:
- a CDS encoding SDR family NAD(P)-dependent oxidoreductase is translated as DWDRVMAVNVKGMWLCAREVFPDMRSQGWGRIINIASDTYFSDLLGVYLL